From one Anopheles bellator chromosome 1, idAnoBellAS_SP24_06.2, whole genome shotgun sequence genomic stretch:
- the LOC131215590 gene encoding antigen 5 like allergen Cul n 1-like: protein MSNNFFEAALLSLIGVFSRIDSIDYCTANLCPSGVPNVGCNPPPLTGGPSCFGMAAAPVTMTASLQAHLLQLHNHRRSTIANGGLAPFYPARRMATLVWDNELASQAGHNARSCVFAHDQCRNTDDFRWAGQNLAIMQFYGQTITVETIIDSLVSGWWNEYRDTSTSHIDSYPSNHQGPAIGHFTQMASDRAWRMGCAIQNWVQDGLWITYYLVCNYSFTNIVGQPVYVRGTTVSGCTTGYNPLYPGLCSVEESISSVP from the exons ATGAGCAACAACTTTTTTGAGGCAG CCCTTCTCTCGCTAATCGGAGTGTTCAGTCGGATCGACTCTATCGACTACTGTACCGCGAACCTCTGCCCATCCGGAGTGCCCAATGTAGGCTGCAATCCTCCACCGCTGACCGGTGGTCCGAGCTGCTTTGGTATGGCCGCTGCTCCAGTGACGATGACTGCGAGCCTTCAGGCACATCTCCTGCAGCTTCACAATCACCGCCGGTCGACGATCGCCAACGGTGGTCTTGCTCCGTTTTACCCGGCACGTCGAATGGCCACGCTCGTGTGGGACAACGAGCTGGCTTCCCAGGCCGGCCACAACGCGAGATCTTGCGTGTTCGCTCACGATCAATGCCGCAACACGGACGACTTCCGGTGGGCAGGACAAAACCTGGCGATCATGCAGTTCTACGGTCAAACCATAACCGTCGAGACTATCATCGATTCGCTCGTCAGTGGCTGGTGGAACGAGTACCGTGACACTTCGACGTCCCACATCGACAGTTACCCCAGCAACCACCAAGG GCCAGCCATCGGCCACTTTACGCAAATGGCGAGCGATCGGGCTTGGAGGATGGGATGCGCGATTCAGAACTGGGTTCAGGATGGCCTCTGGATCACCTACTATCTGGTGTGCAACTACTCGTTCACGAACATCGTCGGCCAACCGGTCTACGTGCGAGGCACTACGGTCTCGGGATGCACCACCGGGTACAATCCTCTCTACCCTGGGCTCTGCTCCGTAGAAGAGTCCATCTCGTCCGTACCCTAA